ACCCACTCTGATCCGGGATGTTTTCGGAGTAGAGACAGAAGTGACGACCCATCCTATTACTGGGAAAAAGCATGTATATTTCTACTCGGAAGCGATCCGTATGAAACCATCTATCCAGAAGGTAATAAGTGGAGCCAACTGACGGGGGACAAGTTGAGTTTCTTTGATTTTCATAAGAGGGGATGCCTAGTCGGCGTCCTTTTTTGTTAAGCCGACGGCAGTAAAAGCGGAAGGAACCTCGCTCCAACTGTCGGGGCTTTACCTGTTAGATGCAAAGGTTCTCTTATTGATCAAAGGAGCCGTGCAATACGTCGCGAATTTGTTGGTAAGAAAAATCCATAGAACAAGATGGGAGATGACTCGTATGACGGAAGTAACGAGAGAACAGGCGCGCAAATTTCATGACGGTGTTCACGTTCTGGATGGGCATTTTGATTTGCTGATGGATGTGGAGATTCAGCGTGGATACGGTCGAACCAAAATGATCGAGACGGAGTATTTGCCACGGTTTCAGCAGGGGGGCGTGCATTCCCTCGTGGCAGCCGTGTTCGTCAAGGATGCATTTGTACCGGAGATGAGTCTGCGCAAGGCGCTCAACCAGATCAGCGCTATGCATGCAGAGGCGGCTGAGTCACCCGCGCACATCGTCATCGCCAAAAATCTGGATGATTTGCAACGGGCAAGAGCGGAGCAAAAAGTATCGTTCATTCTGTCGTTGGAAGGGGCAGAGCCGCTGCATAACGATTTGAGTCTCTTGCGTGTCTTTTATGAGCTCGGAGTACGGATGATGGGGCTGGTTTGGAGTCGGCGCAATTTCGTTGGGGACGGTAGCTTTTTTGCACCGGTGCGCGAAGGGAAAAAAGGAGGCATTACCGATTTCGGTGTGCGTCTTATCGAAGAAGCGGAAAAGCAGGGCATCGTCATCGATGTGAGCCATTTGAATGACGAAGGGTTCTGGGACGTGATGGAAATTGCTGAAAAGCCAGTGATTGCTTCTCATTCCAATAGCCGAACAGTCGTACCGACGATGCGTAATTTGACAGATGAGCAGATCAAAGCGATTGCGGAAAAGGACGGACTTGTCGGGGTGAATGCGTTTAGCATGTTCACAGCGGCTAACAGCGCTGACGCAACTATCGAGAAACTGATAGATCATGTTGACTATATGAAAAAGCTTGTTGGAGCAAGGTACCTCGGTATAGGCCTAGACCTGTGCGATGATTTGACGAAATATTTGCCCTTGGACAAGATTGCCAAAACCGAAGAAATGCCATTTGACGTAGTAAAAGGTCATGCGTCTCTTCCTGAAATTACGCGTGAACTGATGAAGCGTAGGTACACGGATGCAGAAATCGAAGGAATCTTGGGTGGCAATTTCCTCAGAGTGTATCAGCAAGTGTGGAAGTAGATCAGATAACAGGAGGAATGCCGGATGGCACAGACTGGTTTTACACTAGTTTCTTTTGGTTATTATCAATCTGGTATCAAGGTAGCTGATATACGTTTTGAGGATGGGGAAGTTTGGCATCGAAGCACAGGTTGGGATGAGGGTGGTGCGGCTGAAGGTCTATTTGCACAACTGATTGAAGGGGAAGCAGCCTACGAGTTGCCTCTCCTCATCCTGGCACAAAAGCTGCTGGAATGGGAGAGAATCGACTGGGAGAGCGAACAAGTCGTATTTTTGGAAAACGGAGGGCACTACCAACGCCATCTATCCATCGAAGGAACGGGTCCCGCAGGGCAAAAGCAAGCGTGGATCTGGGCGGCGCGCGAAGCAGCGCAGCCAATTGACCTGATCATTTGTGAAAACGAAGTCATCGCATTTGTGCTGACAGGTCGCGGTGATAGTGTCGTATTGGCGAAAACAGGGTGGGAGAATTTGACGCCACTTACGATGTGGCAGGACCCTCTGCTGTCCGAGGTTAACTACGGTGTACATCATTTGGGTAGGCATGATGTAGAGATGAGGGATGGCATTCGTTTGGCGACCGAGGTTTGGCTGCCTGCGGGCTTGGCGGAAGGACAGCGAGTTCCGACGATTTTCATGCGCACTCCCTATGGACGGATGGATGGCATTTTTCGCCGTTTACCTTTTGTAGCTCGCGGATATGCGCTGGTTGTTCAGGATACGCGCGGACGAGAGGATTCCGAGGGAGAGTGGATTCCACTCGTTCATGAGCGAAATGATGGAGACGACAGCCTCAACTGGATCGCGAGTCAGGAGTGGTCGGATGGCAGCATCGGGATGCTCGGCGGCTCGTATGTGGGGTATGTGCAATGGGCTGCGGCTGCAAGCGGAAATCCACATTTGAAGGCGGTTTTCAGCTACGTGACAGTAGGAACACCTTATGTGGACATCCCGCGCAAAGGGGGAACGATTCTTGGTGGTCTGTCATGGATTTTCATGATGGCAGAGAAACGGCGAAATGTTGAAGCTCTTTCCCGGGAGGACTGGAGGGAGGTCATCAAGGTGCGTCCGATCAAGGAAATCCCGCAAAAAGTGCTAGGGAAAGAAATCCCGTTTTGGACAAAATGGATGGAGCATCCGGACGGAGACGATTTCTGGGCCATGTCAGACTGGAAACGGCATGCGGATCAGGTGAAGGTGCCTGCTTTCCTCGTATCAGGTTGGTATGACGACAACGGGATGGGGACGAGCGAATCGTGGGAGGTTGTCTCACGAAATGTACCAGAGCACGCCAGACTCATCTTGGGGCCGTGGTATCACAAGGCGAATACGACGCGAGAAATCCATCATGTGCCCTTCGGAAACAACGCCATCCGCTACGATCTGGATGTGACACAGCTTCGCTGGTTTGACCGCTATTTAAAGGGAGTGGAAAATGGCGTCGATCAAGAGCCGCGTGTCGAGTACTACATGGTGGGAGAAAACGAATGGAAGACCTCGCAGACTTGGCCGCCAGTGGAGACGACACTGACGAATCTGTATCTGAGCAGTCGGGGAAACGCCAATACGAGCGGCGGAGATGGAACACTGACCCTGTCCATCCCAGGTGAACAGGCGGTGGATACGTATAGCTATGATCCGCTAGACGCGGCACCGTATCTGCTGGATTTGTCCGAGAATGAAAACAGCGTTCCGGAAAACTATCGTGATGTGGAAAAACGCTCAGATGTCCTTGTCTACACATCGGAGCCATTGGAAGAGGAGGTCGTCATCGCGGGAGAAATCTCGGCCGTTATCTATGCATCCAGCTCAGCGCGGGATACAGATTGGCTGGTGCGGCTGTGTGATGTAGATGAGGAAGGCAATTCGATTCGTTTATCGGACGGGATTATATGCGCGCGCTACCGTCACTCGTTTACGGAGCCCGAGCTACTTGTTCCAGGACAAATCGAATGCTATGAGATTCGCATGACCAAGATCGCCAACGTCTTCCAGAGGGGTCACCGCATTCGCGTCTCGGTTACTTCTGGTGCTGAGAACTTCTCGTTCCCGAATCCGAATACAGGCAATGATCTGGCAACGGAAACCGAGACGGTCATCGCCTCGCAACGTGTCTATCATGACAGCCAGTATCCGAGTCATATCAAGCTCCCTCTCTTACGGTCTGGGGGAAGTAAGGAATCTTCAGGAGGTAATTAAAGCATTATGACTATTTACAGTTGCAGAAAATGCAAGTTCCGTTACGACGAGTGGCTAGGTGATACGAAAAATGGCGTCCCGCCTGGAGTGCCTTTTCCTCATTTAGCAGGTTCTGTGTGTACGGAATGTGAGATGAATGAGGAAGGACGGCACTTGCCGCTTCCTGAAACGAAGTACACGAACGTAGAAGCTACGTATTACGATCAGTTTGCCGGAAAGGCTAGCATCGCTTTTTATCGAAACTGGTTGCTGCGAGAAGCGGAGCAATCACCGGTTTCTGTGCTGGAGATGGGTGTTGGAACAGGGAGAATTGCCATTGAGCTGGCACGGAATGGCTTGCCCGTCAGCGGGGTCGATTGGAGCCCAGAGATGCTGGAGCTGGCCACCAAAAAGAAACGGCGCATATTAAAAGGGAAAGAAGAACTGCTGGAGCTGGTAGAACAGAATATGTGGGAGTTGGAGCTAGGTCAGCAATTTACGCATGTGCTTCTTCCAGAAGGGATATTTCAGCAGGCCACCTGTAGAGACAAGCAACGTCAATTGCTTTCGGTCATCCACGATTACATAACGGAGGACGGAACCGTGGCAATTGACTTACTGTTGCCGCCAGTAAAAAATCAATGGGCAACGATGCAACGCAAATTCGTTTTCCCGGATCGCATGGTGTATCAAAAGGTGGAGGGGGAAACCTCACTCTTGGATCAAAAGTTCCGCTACACGCTTACTTATGAGACTTTTCTTGATCAGATTGAGCAGCCGAGGTATCGCGTAGAACGCGAGATGGCATTGCTTTTGCCTACAGAGCTTGAGCTGTTACTGGAAGGATCAGGCTTTCGCGTCATCTATAGCAGAGAGAATGTATTCCACAAGCAAGACTTCGAGCCGAGTCAAGCGGACGAGGGCTATGATATGGATCGTTGGCAGCATGGTGGGTATCCGTTCGCTGAGCCTGTCGGAACACCGGGTGGAGCTACTCGCTGGACAATTTTGGCGAAAAAAATTTCTTCCTCGACTTTGTAACAAAACGTCTGCTGCTGCATCTAACCAGTGAATGCGAGTGAAGGAGGTCACGCCCTTGGAAAAATTGCAGCCAACAACAGATGCTGCTTTTGAACAAATCATGAGGGAGTATGGGACCCGCGTGCTTCGACTCGTCACTTTTCTGGTCAAAGATCGCAGCTTGGCAGAGGATATTACCCAAGATGTCTTCGTTAAGGTGTATCGGCATCTTCCACGCTTTCGGCAGGAGAGCAGTGTGCACACGTGGTTATATCGAATCGCGGTTAATGAGTGCAAAGGTTATTTGCGTTCTTGGTCGTTCCGCCATATCCTTCCCCGCTCGTGGATGAGACAGGATGGGGAGCTTTCTACAGAAAGTCTTGTGCTCGATCAAGCCGAGAAGGACCAGCTCGTTGCGGAAGTGTTGCAGCTTTCTCCGCTCTATCGTCAAGTGATTGCCCTTCATTACTATGCGGATTTATCCATCGGAGAGGTGGCTGAGGTGCTAGGAGTAACGGAGGGAACAGTCAGAACTCGGTTGCATAGGGCAAGACAGCAACTACGGCAGAGTATGGGAGAGGGGAGGGACTGGGAATGGACGAAAACCGATGGCTCGCGGATTTAAAGGAACGGGCAGATCAGACCATTTTTCGTGATGTGCAGTTCACTGCATCGATGGAAGAGCGAGTGCGGCAGCGGGTGAGGTCTGGGACTGGGTGGATGACTGGCTGGAGGAAGTTAGCCTTGCCGGGCGTTGTGCTGACGATGGGCTTGCTCTTGTGGTTTGGGCTCCCCATTCAGGAGGAGAGACAATCTGCACAGCATGTGATAATACCTCCACAACAAGAGACACAAATACCTTCCTTGTTACCAGGTGGCCAAATCGTCGAAGCCGACTTGTGGAAGCTGTCACCTTTTTTGTCTTCCACTTACGACAATCAGACCTTTTCTTATTTGGGAGAAAAGCCTGTCCGCATCATGACAGATCAGGACGGTTTCTACGAGGGACAGACGCAGCGGGTGATATGGCTGTTGAATGGGGATTACGCCCAAAAAATAGAGATCACTGCTTACAACACCGATGGGACCCGTCTGTCATTGGGCAGCTACGAGGTTATGGACCCCTTATACGATGCAGATGGTCATTTTCCATCAGGGATTGTGTTGCCTGAACCGGGGAAATGGAAGCTGGAAGCAAGATCAGGAGGCAAACATTTCGGACAAGTTTTTGTCGAGGTGAAAAAAGGGATAGCACCTGCGAACCGTCAGTTGGTTGGGCCTATCATTCAGCAGTATTTGGAGACGGAAAGCATCAAGCTGGGGTGGCTGGGAAAATATCGAGAGATAAACGTTGAGCTGCTTGGAGTGGAAGCGCCAGATGCTGCGAGGCGAACCGTATACGCTTGGGTGAAAATAACGGGTAGCCATTCTTCCGCGCTCAGTGCACCGATGGTCTTTCAAATTGTCTACAATGGAAATGCTTATCGGGTTACTGACTTCCAAATGCCCGAGGACGGCAGCAACTACCAGAGCAGCCTGCAAAAACTGTTTCCACCAAAAGTGCTGGAACAAGTTCAAAATCGATCAAAAACAAACTGAGAATGACAAAACGGACCTTTGCCTAAAACAAGGTCCGTTTTTCGCTTTTCATGTCTATCCGTATATTTGAGCGCCTATCGCCCAGTACGTTCCATTACGGCGAGGTAGGCTATTCGCATTCGCAACCATTACTGGGGGATGGGAAACCTGTGTGAAGCCGTTTTGCTCTAAATAAGTGTGAAACGCTGCTTGTTCATCCGGTACGTCTATTCGCACACGTCCGGTATGATGCTGTGTCAGCTTATACAGGAG
The window above is part of the Brevibacillus brevis NBRC 100599 genome. Proteins encoded here:
- a CDS encoding methyltransferase domain-containing protein produces the protein MTIYSCRKCKFRYDEWLGDTKNGVPPGVPFPHLAGSVCTECEMNEEGRHLPLPETKYTNVEATYYDQFAGKASIAFYRNWLLREAEQSPVSVLEMGVGTGRIAIELARNGLPVSGVDWSPEMLELATKKKRRILKGKEELLELVEQNMWELELGQQFTHVLLPEGIFQQATCRDKQRQLLSVIHDYITEDGTVAIDLLLPPVKNQWATMQRKFVFPDRMVYQKVEGETSLLDQKFRYTLTYETFLDQIEQPRYRVEREMALLLPTELELLLEGSGFRVIYSRENVFHKQDFEPSQADEGYDMDRWQHGGYPFAEPVGTPGGATRWTILAKKISSSTL
- a CDS encoding CocE/NonD family hydrolase, with amino-acid sequence MAQTGFTLVSFGYYQSGIKVADIRFEDGEVWHRSTGWDEGGAAEGLFAQLIEGEAAYELPLLILAQKLLEWERIDWESEQVVFLENGGHYQRHLSIEGTGPAGQKQAWIWAAREAAQPIDLIICENEVIAFVLTGRGDSVVLAKTGWENLTPLTMWQDPLLSEVNYGVHHLGRHDVEMRDGIRLATEVWLPAGLAEGQRVPTIFMRTPYGRMDGIFRRLPFVARGYALVVQDTRGREDSEGEWIPLVHERNDGDDSLNWIASQEWSDGSIGMLGGSYVGYVQWAAAASGNPHLKAVFSYVTVGTPYVDIPRKGGTILGGLSWIFMMAEKRRNVEALSREDWREVIKVRPIKEIPQKVLGKEIPFWTKWMEHPDGDDFWAMSDWKRHADQVKVPAFLVSGWYDDNGMGTSESWEVVSRNVPEHARLILGPWYHKANTTREIHHVPFGNNAIRYDLDVTQLRWFDRYLKGVENGVDQEPRVEYYMVGENEWKTSQTWPPVETTLTNLYLSSRGNANTSGGDGTLTLSIPGEQAVDTYSYDPLDAAPYLLDLSENENSVPENYRDVEKRSDVLVYTSEPLEEEVVIAGEISAVIYASSSARDTDWLVRLCDVDEEGNSIRLSDGIICARYRHSFTEPELLVPGQIECYEIRMTKIANVFQRGHRIRVSVTSGAENFSFPNPNTGNDLATETETVIASQRVYHDSQYPSHIKLPLLRSGGSKESSGGN
- a CDS encoding dipeptidase, with the translated sequence MTEVTREQARKFHDGVHVLDGHFDLLMDVEIQRGYGRTKMIETEYLPRFQQGGVHSLVAAVFVKDAFVPEMSLRKALNQISAMHAEAAESPAHIVIAKNLDDLQRARAEQKVSFILSLEGAEPLHNDLSLLRVFYELGVRMMGLVWSRRNFVGDGSFFAPVREGKKGGITDFGVRLIEEAEKQGIVIDVSHLNDEGFWDVMEIAEKPVIASHSNSRTVVPTMRNLTDEQIKAIAEKDGLVGVNAFSMFTAANSADATIEKLIDHVDYMKKLVGARYLGIGLDLCDDLTKYLPLDKIAKTEEMPFDVVKGHASLPEITRELMKRRYTDAEIEGILGGNFLRVYQQVWK
- a CDS encoding sigma-70 family RNA polymerase sigma factor, producing MEKLQPTTDAAFEQIMREYGTRVLRLVTFLVKDRSLAEDITQDVFVKVYRHLPRFRQESSVHTWLYRIAVNECKGYLRSWSFRHILPRSWMRQDGELSTESLVLDQAEKDQLVAEVLQLSPLYRQVIALHYYADLSIGEVAEVLGVTEGTVRTRLHRARQQLRQSMGEGRDWEWTKTDGSRI